The Lentzea guizhouensis genome contains a region encoding:
- a CDS encoding ABC transporter substrate-binding protein translates to MRALLVVLALLLSACAGAQDGKTTITFWDNNGGPGRTPIYEELIKRFEAANPDVKVDYVGIPSSSVQQKYDTAIAGGSTPDVGGVTTSYLAHLAGQDALEPVDERLEGSSLKGKLIPGLVETVRQTSADGKLYAVPASGNMDVVWYRSDRFEENGIKEPVTWDELVAAATKLTNPAANQYGFTIRGGAGSVFQLLTEAYSYSGVEKFYDGGKSTVADPRNAELVRKVAGLYKKATPEADVNNNYTQMVAQFTGGSVAMMHHNLGSTADVMKTLGPERVSAMPLPKGPSGKRTVVPNPTDGFAVFKGSKNADAAWRFVEFLVSPESNGYWNEKVGQIPANTDVRNAEWIQKNPAVKMALGVLEDPATVLVPAPVHLPEYSSITKTDTEPLYQKVLLGQMQAQEFLDQLAAKLTTAQQDWEKRK, encoded by the coding sequence ATGAGAGCACTGCTGGTCGTGCTGGCACTCCTGCTCAGCGCGTGTGCCGGAGCCCAGGACGGCAAGACGACGATCACGTTCTGGGACAACAACGGCGGCCCCGGCCGCACGCCCATCTACGAGGAGCTGATCAAGCGGTTCGAGGCGGCCAACCCGGACGTCAAGGTCGACTACGTCGGCATCCCGAGCTCGTCGGTGCAGCAGAAGTACGACACCGCCATCGCGGGCGGGTCGACGCCGGACGTCGGTGGCGTCACCACGTCCTACCTCGCGCACCTGGCCGGGCAGGACGCGTTGGAGCCGGTCGACGAGCGGCTGGAGGGCAGCTCGCTGAAGGGGAAGCTGATCCCGGGGCTGGTGGAGACCGTGCGGCAGACCTCGGCCGACGGCAAGCTCTACGCCGTGCCCGCGTCGGGCAACATGGACGTGGTCTGGTACCGCTCGGACCGGTTCGAGGAGAACGGCATCAAGGAGCCGGTGACCTGGGACGAGCTGGTGGCGGCGGCCACCAAGCTGACGAACCCGGCGGCCAACCAGTACGGGTTCACCATCCGCGGTGGGGCGGGGTCGGTCTTCCAGCTGCTGACCGAGGCGTACTCGTACTCCGGTGTCGAGAAGTTCTACGACGGCGGCAAGAGCACGGTGGCCGACCCGCGCAACGCCGAGCTCGTGCGCAAGGTGGCGGGGCTGTACAAGAAGGCCACGCCCGAGGCGGACGTCAACAACAACTACACGCAGATGGTCGCGCAGTTCACCGGTGGTTCGGTCGCGATGATGCACCACAACCTCGGGTCGACGGCCGACGTGATGAAGACGCTCGGGCCGGAACGCGTCAGCGCCATGCCGTTGCCGAAGGGGCCTTCTGGCAAGCGGACCGTCGTGCCGAACCCGACCGACGGCTTCGCGGTGTTCAAGGGCAGCAAGAACGCCGATGCCGCGTGGCGGTTCGTCGAGTTCCTGGTCTCGCCGGAGAGCAACGGGTACTGGAACGAGAAGGTCGGGCAGATCCCGGCGAACACCGACGTGCGCAACGCCGAGTGGATCCAGAAGAACCCGGCCGTGAAGATGGCGCTCGGGGTGCTGGAGGACCCGGCGACCGTGCTGGTGCCGGCACCGGTGCACCTGCCGGAGTACTCGTCGATCACCAAGACCGACACCGAGCCGCTCTACCAGAAGGTGCTGCTCGGGCAGATGCAGGCGCAGGAGTTCCTCGACCAGCTGGCAGCCAAGCTGACCACCGCCCAGCAGGACTGGGAGAAGCGCAAATGA
- a CDS encoding carbohydrate ABC transporter permease encodes MTQTLIRPEVALDPPPPPPKRKKHRDPSRYFRLHLPLVLYLLFTLIPFYWMLVFAFRPAGETALVPWPITLEHFDTVWNGIGFGLFFQNSLIIALGTLVVVTVFALMGGYALARFKFRGQKVFLLALLCTQFIPGAMLLIPLFVIFKGAGLLNSLTGLIIADTAFQLPLALILMSGFVRNVPVELEEAAMVDGCSRLRAFFAVTLPQLRPALVAVGSFAFIGAWNNFLFALMFASKQDKFTLPVGLSYALGEFNTDFGALAAGGVVAAVPVVLVFAVVQRFLVQGLSAGAVKG; translated from the coding sequence ATGACCCAGACCCTCATCCGCCCGGAAGTGGCACTCGACCCACCACCGCCACCGCCGAAGCGCAAGAAGCACCGCGATCCGAGCCGGTACTTCCGGCTGCACCTGCCACTGGTCCTCTACCTGCTGTTCACGCTCATCCCGTTCTACTGGATGCTCGTCTTCGCCTTCCGGCCGGCGGGGGAGACCGCGCTGGTGCCCTGGCCGATCACGCTCGAGCACTTCGACACGGTGTGGAACGGCATCGGGTTCGGGCTCTTCTTCCAGAACAGCCTGATCATCGCGCTCGGCACCCTGGTCGTGGTCACCGTGTTCGCGCTGATGGGCGGCTACGCGCTGGCACGCTTCAAGTTCCGCGGCCAGAAGGTGTTCCTGCTGGCGCTGCTGTGCACGCAGTTCATCCCCGGCGCGATGCTGCTCATCCCGCTGTTCGTGATCTTCAAGGGCGCCGGGCTGCTCAACAGCCTGACCGGCCTGATCATCGCGGACACGGCGTTCCAGCTGCCGCTCGCGCTGATCCTGATGAGCGGGTTCGTGCGCAACGTGCCGGTGGAGCTCGAAGAGGCCGCCATGGTCGACGGCTGCTCACGGCTGCGGGCGTTCTTCGCGGTGACCCTGCCGCAGCTGCGCCCCGCACTCGTCGCCGTCGGGTCGTTCGCGTTCATCGGCGCCTGGAACAACTTCCTGTTCGCGCTGATGTTCGCCAGCAAGCAGGACAAGTTCACGCTGCCGGTCGGGCTGAGCTACGCGCTCGGCGAGTTCAACACCGACTTCGGGGCGCTCGCGGCGGGCGGCGTGGTGGCCGCGGTGCCGGTCGTGCTGGTTTTCGCCGTGGTGCAACGGTTCCTGGTGCAGGGACTGAGCGCCGGCGCGGTCAAGGGATGA
- a CDS encoding carbohydrate ABC transporter permease, translating to MRTRAWAPYALIAPTLVLMLVFLVYPIASVGWFSLRQHTVTQPWKNGFIGLENFRRMLFEDPLFWQSLVFSAKWVFVEVGLQLVLGLVLALIVNETFVGRAMARSLVFSPWAVSGVLTTGIWILLYNPSTGIFQQLAQWGIGDPGTSVLGNPDTVFPATVVTELWRGVPFFAILLLADLQTIPNDLYEAASVDGAGRWRRFISVTLPHLRDAIVLSTLLRAVWEFNNVDLIYTLTGGGPANQTTTLPLYVARKAVDSHDFGYGSALTMAGFVILLFFSILYLRLSKFGSRA from the coding sequence GTGAGGACCCGCGCCTGGGCGCCCTACGCCCTGATCGCCCCGACACTCGTGCTGATGCTCGTGTTCCTGGTGTACCCGATCGCGAGCGTCGGGTGGTTCAGCCTCCGCCAGCACACCGTCACGCAACCGTGGAAGAACGGCTTCATCGGCCTCGAGAACTTCCGCCGCATGCTGTTCGAGGACCCGCTCTTCTGGCAGAGCCTCGTGTTCAGCGCCAAGTGGGTGTTCGTCGAGGTCGGGCTGCAGCTCGTGCTCGGCCTGGTGCTCGCGTTGATCGTGAACGAGACGTTCGTCGGCCGCGCAATGGCCCGCTCGCTGGTGTTCTCGCCGTGGGCGGTGTCCGGCGTGCTCACCACCGGCATCTGGATCCTGCTGTACAACCCGTCGACGGGCATCTTCCAGCAGCTCGCGCAGTGGGGGATCGGCGATCCCGGCACGTCGGTGCTCGGCAACCCGGACACGGTGTTCCCCGCGACCGTCGTCACCGAGCTGTGGCGCGGCGTGCCGTTCTTCGCGATCCTGCTGCTCGCCGACCTGCAGACCATCCCCAACGACCTGTACGAGGCCGCGTCGGTCGACGGCGCCGGACGGTGGCGGCGGTTCATCAGCGTCACCCTGCCGCACCTGCGCGACGCCATCGTGCTGTCGACGTTGCTCAGGGCCGTCTGGGAGTTCAACAACGTCGACCTGATCTACACCCTCACCGGCGGTGGCCCGGCGAACCAGACCACCACCCTGCCGCTGTACGTGGCGCGCAAAGCCGTCGACTCGCACGACTTCGGCTACGGCTCGGCGCTCACGATGGCCGGCTTCGTGATCCTGCTGTTCTTCTCGATCCTCTACCTGAGGCTGTCCAAGTTCGGGAGCCGGGCATGA
- a CDS encoding pectinesterase family protein — protein MVLACLGTGMAGVSAQAGPDPARQVLAAGDGWASSGSGTTGGAAAPAGNVHEVRTRAELVAALAAPGPRIVKVRGVIDANTGADGKPLRCTDYATDGYTQAGYLAAYDPAVWGWEREPEGPLEDARVASAKRQEAAIAVNVGSDTTIIGVGRGAGITGGSLRIHGVRNVIVRNLTFRDTHDCFPRWDPNDNSPGAPPGNWNSLYDSVSLQRSEHVWVDHNTFTDEPNLDSTQPLYFGRPYQVHDGQLDITSGSDLVTVSRNVFADHGKTMLIGSSNTSTTDPGKLRVSVHHNVFRNVQERAPRVRFGQVHVYNNLYEGAEPVYSWGVGVRSQLFAQNNFIRGIAPEKIVYNWGGTALTDTGNLVDGRPVSLVDAFNAANPDKVLGTDAGWTPTLNRGLEPAHRIRHLKAGAQPAGHHLVVGRGFATVQAAVDAAPAGGVITLPKGVYREVVKIPASKRGLTLRGATGRAQDVVIDYDNASGTKKPDGTTYGTTGSATATIAADGFTARNLTFRNSFDRARHPEITATQAVAVKATGDRMLFDRVHFEGHQDTLYADTPDVGTRSRQLYRDCAITGDVDFLFGRATAVFDRATITALNRGGDPNGYVTAASTRRDNPHGFLIVNSRIRSDAPANTYFLGRPWHPGGDPDAVAQVVVRDTELPAAIKQAPWTDMSGFPWREARFAEYRNTGLGAGTGADRPQLTDEQARQHTKSAYLGGWNPA, from the coding sequence GTGGTTTTGGCGTGCCTGGGCACCGGAATGGCCGGTGTGAGCGCGCAGGCGGGGCCCGACCCGGCCAGGCAGGTGCTGGCCGCCGGTGACGGCTGGGCGTCCAGCGGGTCCGGCACGACCGGTGGTGCGGCGGCGCCTGCCGGGAACGTGCACGAGGTGCGGACGCGGGCGGAGCTCGTGGCGGCGCTGGCGGCGCCGGGGCCGCGGATCGTCAAAGTCAGGGGTGTGATCGACGCGAACACGGGAGCGGACGGGAAACCGTTGCGCTGCACGGATTATGCGACCGACGGGTACACGCAGGCCGGGTACCTCGCGGCGTACGACCCGGCGGTCTGGGGGTGGGAGCGTGAGCCGGAAGGGCCGTTGGAGGACGCGCGGGTCGCGTCGGCGAAGCGGCAGGAGGCGGCCATCGCGGTGAACGTCGGCTCGGACACCACGATCATCGGTGTCGGGCGCGGGGCCGGGATCACCGGCGGCAGCCTGCGGATCCACGGTGTGCGCAATGTGATCGTGCGCAACCTGACCTTCCGCGACACGCACGACTGCTTCCCGCGGTGGGATCCCAACGACAACAGCCCCGGTGCGCCGCCCGGCAACTGGAACTCGCTCTACGACTCGGTGTCGTTGCAGCGCTCCGAGCACGTCTGGGTGGACCACAACACGTTCACCGACGAGCCCAATCTCGACAGCACCCAGCCGCTCTACTTCGGACGGCCGTACCAGGTGCACGACGGGCAGCTCGACATCACCAGCGGCTCGGACCTCGTCACGGTGTCGCGCAACGTGTTCGCCGACCACGGCAAGACCATGCTGATCGGCTCGTCGAACACCTCCACGACCGACCCCGGCAAGCTGCGCGTCTCGGTGCACCACAACGTGTTCCGCAACGTGCAGGAGCGCGCGCCCCGCGTGCGGTTCGGGCAGGTGCACGTCTACAACAACCTCTACGAGGGCGCTGAGCCGGTGTACAGCTGGGGTGTTGGTGTGCGTTCACAACTGTTCGCGCAGAACAACTTCATCCGCGGCATCGCGCCCGAGAAGATCGTCTACAACTGGGGCGGCACGGCGCTCACCGACACCGGCAACCTGGTCGACGGCAGGCCGGTGAGCCTGGTGGACGCGTTCAACGCGGCGAACCCCGACAAGGTCCTCGGCACGGACGCGGGTTGGACCCCGACGCTGAACCGCGGCCTGGAACCGGCGCACCGGATCAGGCACCTGAAGGCGGGCGCGCAGCCGGCCGGGCACCACCTCGTGGTGGGCAGGGGGTTCGCGACCGTGCAGGCGGCGGTCGACGCGGCGCCGGCAGGTGGCGTGATCACCCTGCCGAAGGGCGTCTACCGCGAGGTCGTCAAGATCCCGGCGAGCAAGCGCGGGCTCACCCTGCGCGGCGCCACCGGACGGGCTCAGGACGTCGTGATCGACTACGACAACGCCAGCGGCACCAAGAAACCCGACGGCACCACGTACGGCACCACCGGCAGCGCGACCGCCACCATCGCCGCGGACGGGTTCACCGCGCGCAACCTCACCTTCCGCAACTCGTTCGACCGCGCGCGGCACCCGGAGATCACCGCGACCCAGGCCGTCGCGGTCAAGGCGACCGGTGACCGGATGCTGTTCGACCGCGTGCACTTCGAAGGACACCAGGACACGCTGTACGCGGACACCCCGGACGTCGGCACGCGGTCGAGGCAGCTCTACCGCGACTGCGCGATCACCGGCGACGTCGACTTCCTGTTCGGCCGCGCCACGGCCGTGTTCGACCGCGCCACGATCACGGCGCTGAACCGCGGCGGCGACCCGAACGGCTACGTGACCGCCGCCAGCACCCGGCGCGACAACCCGCACGGGTTCCTGATCGTCAACTCGAGGATCCGCAGCGACGCCCCGGCGAACACCTACTTCCTCGGCAGGCCGTGGCACCCCGGCGGTGACCCGGACGCGGTCGCGCAGGTCGTCGTCCGCGACACCGAGCTGCCCGCGGCGATCAAGCAGGCGCCGTGGACGGACATGTCCGGCTTCCCCTGGCGTGAAGCGCGGTTCGCGGAGTACCGCAACACCGGCCTGGGCGCGGGCACGGGCGCCGACCGGCCGCAGCTCACCGACGAGCAGGCGCGGCAGCACACGAAGTCCGCCTACCTGGGCGGGTGGAACCCCGCGTGA
- a CDS encoding MFS transporter produces the protein MAVTLPRGLVRAAAAGVAVTFGLNGVAVATWFSRVPVARDALGLTAGALGLLLLSMSAGAFLAMLTAGEVTHRLGPRRTVELSAMTVAAGLAVAGVGIGAVPSVALTAIGIFVLGYGSGTCDVAMNVEAAEVERALGRTVMPRFHAMWSLGTVAAAGLTSLVAWATLSVTAHLVVVAAVVAAGTLLAARTYRFAGEAEHGRGSGVLAAWREPRTLLVGALVLVLAFTEGTANDWVALAFVDGYEFDPGTGALVFGVFVTTMTFGRIVGTIALDRWGRVPVLITTMLLAAGGVTLAVFAGSPALAVTGVAIWGLGTALGFPVGMSAAADDPAHAAARVSVVAVIGYTAFLAGPPVVGFLGDEVGVLRGLLIVPLLLLPALALVPALRPPAATSEVDVPR, from the coding sequence ATGGCCGTCACGTTGCCGAGGGGTCTGGTCAGGGCAGCCGCAGCGGGGGTTGCTGTCACGTTCGGGCTGAACGGCGTGGCCGTGGCGACCTGGTTCTCACGTGTACCGGTCGCCCGGGACGCGCTCGGGCTGACGGCGGGCGCGCTGGGGCTGCTGTTGCTGTCGATGTCGGCGGGCGCGTTCCTGGCGATGCTCACCGCGGGCGAGGTGACGCACCGGCTCGGTCCGCGGCGGACGGTGGAGCTCTCCGCGATGACGGTCGCCGCCGGGCTCGCGGTCGCGGGCGTGGGGATCGGCGCGGTGCCGTCGGTGGCGCTGACCGCGATCGGCATTTTCGTGCTCGGGTACGGCTCCGGCACCTGCGACGTCGCGATGAACGTCGAGGCGGCCGAGGTGGAACGCGCGCTCGGCCGCACGGTGATGCCGCGCTTCCACGCGATGTGGAGCCTGGGCACGGTCGCCGCCGCCGGCCTGACCTCACTGGTGGCGTGGGCGACCCTGTCGGTGACCGCGCACCTGGTCGTCGTCGCGGCCGTGGTCGCGGCCGGCACCCTGCTGGCCGCGCGCACCTACCGCTTCGCCGGCGAGGCGGAACACGGCCGCGGCAGCGGTGTCCTGGCCGCGTGGCGGGAACCGCGCACGTTGCTGGTCGGCGCGCTCGTGCTGGTGCTGGCGTTCACCGAGGGCACCGCCAACGACTGGGTGGCGCTGGCCTTCGTCGACGGCTACGAGTTCGACCCCGGCACCGGCGCGCTGGTGTTCGGCGTGTTCGTCACGACCATGACCTTCGGCCGGATCGTCGGCACCATCGCACTGGACCGCTGGGGCCGCGTGCCGGTGCTCATCACCACCATGCTGCTGGCGGCGGGCGGGGTGACGCTCGCGGTGTTCGCCGGCTCACCGGCCCTGGCGGTCACGGGCGTGGCCATCTGGGGCCTCGGCACCGCACTGGGCTTCCCGGTCGGCATGAGTGCCGCGGCGGACGACCCCGCGCACGCGGCGGCACGGGTCAGCGTGGTCGCCGTGATCGGCTACACCGCGTTCCTCGCCGGGCCGCCGGTCGTCGGGTTCCTCGGTGACGAGGTAGGGGTGTTGCGCGGACTGCTGATCGTGCCGTTGTTGCTGTTGCCCGCACTCGCGCTCGTACCGGCGTTGCGGCCGCCCGCCGCTACCTCAGAGGTCGACGTGCCGCGCTAG
- a CDS encoding LacI family DNA-binding transcriptional regulator: protein MGQRTATLDDVARAAGVSRATASRVVTGQGPASQRARDRVAAAVTELGYVPDAAARALASRSGTRLAVGVIGRTDAVLDDPYVGRVLTTAAHTAAEREVGVSLHWLPLHDPSSLARLASTRGLGGLLVVNPTQPALDTVPRVLRGRVAAIGVGTRHVPSFDVDNSTGTEGVVRHLATTGRRRIAMVTGPPWLPCGDRAVAAYRQVVHDCGGETRVVAGDFTAARGTAAAIEIMTRWPDTDAVFALSDLTALGVLDGLHALGVRVPGDVAVRGPRHVRCWTGKVRTWRRSTRRCWWCGTARDVRGWACRSVGRAGRLGVPVGEVGSEGRRAVSCAAAQGPSREPVRVRPGRDGLRHSNE, encoded by the coding sequence ATGGGACAACGCACCGCCACGCTGGACGACGTGGCACGCGCCGCAGGCGTGTCACGGGCGACCGCCTCACGTGTCGTCACGGGACAGGGACCGGCCTCGCAACGGGCCCGCGACCGGGTCGCCGCCGCCGTGACCGAACTCGGCTACGTGCCCGACGCCGCCGCCCGCGCACTCGCGAGCCGCAGCGGCACCCGACTCGCGGTGGGTGTCATCGGCCGCACCGACGCCGTGCTCGACGACCCGTACGTCGGCCGCGTCCTGACCACCGCCGCGCACACCGCCGCCGAACGCGAGGTCGGCGTCTCCCTGCACTGGCTACCCTTGCACGACCCGTCGTCACTCGCGCGCCTGGCCAGCACCCGCGGCCTCGGCGGCCTGCTGGTCGTCAACCCCACCCAACCCGCACTCGACACGGTCCCGCGAGTCCTGCGCGGCCGGGTCGCCGCGATCGGCGTGGGCACCAGGCACGTGCCGTCGTTCGACGTCGACAACAGCACCGGCACCGAGGGCGTCGTCCGCCACCTCGCGACCACCGGCCGCCGCCGGATCGCGATGGTCACCGGCCCGCCCTGGCTCCCCTGCGGCGACCGCGCCGTGGCCGCCTACCGCCAGGTCGTGCACGACTGCGGCGGCGAGACCAGGGTCGTGGCCGGCGACTTCACCGCCGCCCGCGGCACCGCGGCCGCGATCGAGATCATGACGCGCTGGCCGGACACCGACGCCGTGTTCGCGCTCAGCGACCTGACCGCGCTGGGCGTGCTGGACGGGCTGCACGCGCTGGGTGTCAGGGTGCCGGGTGACGTGGCGGTGCGGGGGCCGCGGCACGTGCGGTGCTGGACCGGGAAGGTACGGACCTGGCGACGTTCTACCCGTCGATGCTGGTGGTGCGGGACAGCGCGTGACGTGCGTGGTTGGGCGTGCCGGTCGGTTGGGCGTGCCGGTCGGTTGGGCGTGCCGGTCGGTGAGGTGGGCAGCGAGGGCCGGCGCGCAGTCAGCTGCGCGGCGGCACAGGGACCGTCACGGGAACCGGTCCGTGTTCGCCCAGGTCGAGACGGGCTCCGTCACTCCAACGAGTGA
- a CDS encoding RICIN domain-containing protein — protein MTRLLAVLAATAVTLSTAVPAAGAVESVTVRPDPTYQQEPFQGWGTSLVWFANATGGYPDEIRNHLAELLFGENGLNLNIARYNIGGGNAPDVPPYLRAGAAVPGWWKAPAGTTRTDTDWWKPGDPRFFDAAADPRQRWWVDRVKSQVDRWESFSNSPPWFQTVSGYVSGGFDPTADQLREDRIGDFTAYLAQATAELERAHGIRFATVDPFNEPNTPYWRTTLGPDGNPTGGRQEGAHLSPALQAKVIPAMASSLRANGLRATVSAPDETNPAIFAENWAGYPAAVRADVAQLNVHTYGTARRTTARDIAKGAAKPLWMSEVDGHWGTGQSFTDMDPGLGIAERVIDDLRELEPRAWLLWQAIEDYNNMTPGAESPNGMNWGVVQIPFDCGPQDTLATCPARVNTKFHTLRNFTHYLKPGDRLVKVNTTTDVAAVRNTELKSLVHLNKSPQPQSVTLDLSAFASVRPNATVRPVVTDEQGALVKGAAVRVSDRKATLSVPPRSVTTFEVTGVSGVNRAAALAGDHRLIGVQSGKSLAPAGTSLVQRTTDPAAADQVWRLERRTGGYDHRAQFSIINFATGQRIAAANGGVVLGSADGPAARWVLSSTGDGTWTFVNVQTGALLDVTGESREDGARIGLYQATSGANQRWSATPVVRAENS, from the coding sequence ATGACCAGACTGCTCGCTGTGCTGGCCGCCACCGCGGTCACGCTGTCCACCGCGGTTCCGGCCGCCGGCGCCGTCGAGTCGGTGACCGTGCGGCCGGACCCGACCTACCAGCAGGAGCCGTTCCAGGGCTGGGGCACGAGCCTGGTGTGGTTCGCGAACGCCACCGGCGGCTACCCGGACGAGATCCGCAACCACCTCGCGGAGCTCCTGTTCGGCGAGAACGGCCTGAACCTGAACATCGCCCGCTACAACATCGGCGGCGGCAACGCCCCGGACGTGCCGCCGTACCTGCGAGCGGGCGCCGCGGTCCCCGGCTGGTGGAAGGCACCCGCCGGCACGACCCGCACGGACACCGACTGGTGGAAGCCCGGCGACCCGCGCTTCTTCGACGCCGCGGCGGACCCGCGCCAGCGCTGGTGGGTCGACCGCGTCAAGTCGCAGGTCGACCGCTGGGAGTCCTTCAGCAACTCCCCGCCGTGGTTCCAGACGGTGAGCGGCTACGTCTCCGGCGGCTTCGACCCGACCGCCGACCAGCTGCGCGAGGACCGCATCGGCGACTTCACCGCCTACCTCGCCCAGGCCACCGCAGAGCTGGAACGCGCCCACGGCATCAGGTTCGCCACGGTCGACCCGTTCAACGAGCCCAACACCCCGTACTGGCGCACCACCCTCGGCCCGGACGGCAACCCGACCGGAGGCCGCCAGGAAGGTGCCCACCTGAGCCCGGCCCTGCAGGCCAAGGTGATCCCCGCGATGGCCTCGTCGTTGCGCGCCAACGGCCTGCGCGCCACCGTCTCCGCCCCGGACGAGACCAACCCCGCCATCTTCGCCGAGAACTGGGCCGGCTACCCCGCCGCGGTCCGCGCCGACGTCGCCCAGCTGAACGTCCACACCTACGGCACCGCCCGCCGCACCACCGCCCGCGACATCGCCAAAGGCGCCGCCAAGCCCCTGTGGATGAGCGAGGTCGACGGCCACTGGGGCACCGGCCAGAGCTTCACCGACATGGACCCCGGCCTCGGCATCGCCGAGCGCGTGATCGACGACCTCCGCGAGCTCGAACCCCGCGCCTGGCTGCTCTGGCAGGCGATCGAGGACTACAACAACATGACCCCCGGCGCCGAGTCCCCGAACGGCATGAACTGGGGCGTCGTCCAGATCCCCTTCGACTGCGGACCGCAGGACACGCTCGCCACCTGCCCGGCCCGCGTCAACACGAAGTTCCACACCCTGCGCAACTTCACCCACTACCTCAAACCCGGCGACCGCCTGGTCAAGGTCAACACCACCACCGACGTCGCCGCGGTCCGCAACACCGAGCTGAAGTCGCTGGTGCACCTCAACAAGTCACCCCAGCCCCAGTCCGTGACCCTCGACCTGTCGGCCTTCGCCTCGGTGCGCCCCAACGCGACCGTCCGCCCCGTCGTGACCGACGAGCAGGGCGCACTCGTCAAGGGCGCGGCAGTCCGGGTGAGCGACCGCAAGGCCACCCTCTCCGTGCCGCCGCGCTCGGTCACCACGTTCGAGGTCACCGGCGTCAGCGGCGTGAACCGCGCCGCCGCACTGGCCGGCGACCACCGGCTCATCGGCGTGCAGAGCGGCAAGTCCCTGGCGCCGGCCGGCACCTCGCTCGTCCAGCGCACCACCGACCCGGCCGCCGCCGACCAGGTCTGGCGGCTGGAGCGCCGCACCGGCGGCTACGACCACCGCGCGCAGTTCTCCATCATCAACTTTGCGACCGGCCAGCGCATCGCCGCCGCGAACGGCGGTGTCGTGCTGGGCTCGGCGGACGGGCCGGCCGCGCGCTGGGTGCTGTCGTCGACCGGGGACGGCACCTGGACGTTCGTGAACGTCCAGACCGGGGCGTTGCTCGACGTCACCGGTGAGTCGCGTGAGGACGGTGCCAGGATCGGCCTCTACCAGGCGACTTCCGGGGCCAATCAGCGTTGGTCGGCCACACCTGTCGTGCGTGCTGAGAATTCCTGA